The Meriones unguiculatus strain TT.TT164.6M chromosome 9, Bangor_MerUng_6.1, whole genome shotgun sequence genome window below encodes:
- the Gprin2 gene encoding G protein-regulated inducer of neurite outgrowth 2: protein MSLRHPEPGAREPQSPRPQPLSQSSSSLLCEGREQKPELRKSASSTVWQAQQGEASTSPRTLEDDGCQAERVEQAQTRSPRSQPGAAGHWRSSTVGNVSAMGIGDLCRLQAPSMAAVQRSHSDLVHSAQTRGHSSVQKASLSCSALGSSPVHRAQLQPGSVAGQGGQTREVLQSDPAPEDGTARSACLLGESQVWVPTVELEGTAGLIRSPQGGPKGTGQPSTTPCHAVPPAALLCTMREAAAGGCCHALPAAGILAFPKLVASVSESGLQAPCGVKFHCKLPGGISGHPHCCVHPWGPAGLATESGSRTKDVWTMTSATDLALGVASAQDAGVQAAPVAACKAVATSPSLEAPETMNIFPEVMLGSSLEEASSPVRDVRWDAEGMTWEVYGASVDPEVLGIAIQKHLEMQFEQLQQAPASEDGLSTEGRRGPLRAVMQSLRRPSCCGCSGAAPE, encoded by the coding sequence atgagtttgaggcaCCCTGAACCAGGTGCCCGGGAACCGCAGAGCCCCCGCCCACAGCCCCTGTCCCAGAGTTCTTCCAGCTTGCTGTGTGAAGGTCGGGAGCAGAAGCCAGAGCTGCGCAAGAGTGCCAGCAGCACTGTGTGGCAGGCACAGCAGGGTGAGGCCAGCACTAGTCCCCGGACCCTGGAGGACGACGGGTGCCAGGCTGAGAGGGTGGAGCAAGCACAGACCCGAAGCCCTCGGTCCCAGCCTGGTGCTGCAGGCCACTGGAGGAGCAGCACTGTTGGCAATGTGTCTGCCATGGGCATTGGTGACCTGTGTCGCCTACAGGCCCCCAGCATGGCAGCTGTGCAGAGGAGCCACTCAGACTTGGTCCACAGTGCCCAGACCCGGGGTCACAGCAGTGTTCagaaggccagcctcagctgttCCGCCCTTGGCAGCTCACCTGTCCACAGGGCTCAGCTGCAGCCTGGCAGTGTTGCTGGCCAAGGTGGCCAGACCCGTGAAGTCCTGCAAAGTGACCCAGCTCCAGAGGATGGGACTGCTAGATCAGCCTGCTTGTTGGGGGAGAGTCAGGTATGGGTACCAACTGTAGAACTGGAAGGTACAGCTGGACTCATCCGCAGTCCCCAGGGTGGACCCAAAGGTACTGGACAGCCATCTACCACTCCCTGCCATGCTGTGCCCCCGGCAGCTCTGCTCTGCACCATGAGGGAGGCTGCAGCTGGTGGCTGCTGCCATGCCTTGCCTGCCGCAGGCATCCTGGCCTTTCCCAAATTGGTGGCATCAGTGAGTGAATCTGGGTTGCAGGCTCCGTGTGGGGTGAAATTCCACTGTAAATTGCCTGGTGGGATCTCTGGGCACCCCCACTGCTGTGTCCACCCGTGGGGTCCTGCAGGGCTAGCCACAGAGTCTGGCTCCAGGACCAAAGATGTGTGGACCATGACCTCAGCCACTGATTTGGCCCTGGGCGTGGCATCAGCCCAGGATGCTGGGGTTCAGGCAGCTCCAGTGGCAGCCTGCAAGGCTGTGGCTACCAGCCCATCCCTGGAAGCCCCCGAGACTATGAACATATTCCCAGAGGTAATGCTGGGGTCCAGCCTGGAAGAGGCATCATCGCCTGTGAGGGATGTGCGATGGGATGCCGAGGGCATGACATGGGAGGTGTATGGAGCCTCAGTTGACCCCGAGGTGCTTGGTATTGCCATCCAGAAGCACCTGGAGATGCAGTTTGAGCAGCTGCAGCAGGCACCGGCCAGTGAGGACGGCCTGTCTACGGAGGGCCGGAGGGGCCCTCTGCGGGCTGTCATGCAGTCGCTGCGCCGCCCCAGCTGCTGTGGCTGCTCCGGAGCAGCTCCAGAATGA